One Actinosynnema pretiosum DNA segment encodes these proteins:
- a CDS encoding phosphatidylinositol mannoside acyltransferase, with the protein MKDKLADLGYAAGWRLVRLMPEGLAKVLFDRAADWVTGRGGEGVAQLRANLRRVVPRAGEAELDELVRLAMRSYARYWRESFRLPSADLDATYRNVARNVTGAENLDAALAEGRGAVLAVPHSGNYDMGGVWLVGHAGSLTTVVERLKPESVYRRFVEFRESLGFEVLPLTGGERNPAVVLAERLRENKVVVLLADRDLTAGGVPVTFFGRRTMMPAGPATLAATTGAALLPTGSWFTEDGWVVRVHPPVRVSGPSGVPSATQALADVFAADIAAHPTDWHMLQKLWIEDLPESRQRALRRVLERRGESA; encoded by the coding sequence GTGAAGGACAAGCTGGCCGACCTCGGCTACGCCGCTGGCTGGCGACTGGTCAGGCTGATGCCGGAGGGCCTGGCCAAGGTCCTGTTCGACCGGGCCGCCGACTGGGTCACCGGCCGGGGCGGCGAGGGCGTGGCGCAGCTGCGCGCCAACCTGCGCCGGGTGGTGCCGCGCGCGGGCGAGGCCGAGCTGGACGAGCTGGTCAGGCTGGCCATGCGCTCCTACGCCCGGTACTGGCGCGAGTCGTTCCGGCTCCCGTCGGCCGACCTCGACGCCACCTACCGGAACGTGGCACGCAACGTCACCGGCGCCGAGAACCTGGACGCCGCGCTCGCCGAGGGCCGGGGCGCCGTCCTGGCCGTGCCGCACAGCGGCAACTACGACATGGGCGGTGTGTGGCTCGTGGGGCACGCGGGCTCGCTGACCACGGTCGTCGAGCGGCTCAAGCCCGAGTCGGTCTACCGGCGGTTCGTCGAGTTCCGGGAGAGCCTGGGCTTCGAGGTGCTGCCGCTGACCGGCGGCGAGCGCAACCCGGCCGTCGTGCTGGCCGAGCGGCTGCGCGAGAACAAGGTGGTCGTGCTCCTGGCCGACCGCGACCTCACCGCCGGTGGCGTCCCGGTCACGTTCTTCGGCCGCCGGACCATGATGCCCGCCGGACCCGCCACCCTGGCCGCCACCACCGGGGCCGCGCTGCTGCCCACCGGCTCGTGGTTCACCGAGGACGGCTGGGTGGTCCGCGTCCACCCGCCGGTGCGCGTCTCCGGCCCGTCCGGGGTGCCGTCCGCCACGCAGGCGCTGGCCGACGTGTTCGCCGCCGACATCGCCGCCCACCCCACCGACTGGCACATGCTGCAGAAGCTGTGGATCGAGGACCTGCCGGAGAGCAGGCAGCGGGCGCTGCGCCGGGTCCTGGAGCGGCGCGGGGAGAGCGCGTGA
- a CDS encoding glycosyltransferase family 4 protein: MRVGIVCPYSFDVPGGVQAHVVDLARALRGLGHEVDVLAPADDDTPLPEFVTPAGRAVGIPYNGSVARLSFGPVSYARVRRWIAEHDFDVLHLHEPTAPSLAMLALMVADGPIVATFHTSTPRSKMLSAFQGVLQPFLEKITARIAVSALARRVQVEHLGGDAVEIPNGVDVDFFADATPLDGYPRPGGTIGFVGRYSEPRKGMPVLLEAVRGLDLPDVRLLVVGRGDEAALRAQAGPELADRIDFLGMVDDETKARALRSVDVYCAPNTGGESFGIILTEAMSAGAVVAASDLDAFRRVLDDGAAGVLTPVGDAVALRGALRDLLADPERRAEYAAAGRARVQTFDWSVVAAQVLRVYESAVAANPRRVAEAGR; encoded by the coding sequence GTGAGGGTCGGCATCGTCTGCCCGTACTCGTTCGACGTGCCCGGCGGCGTGCAGGCGCACGTGGTCGACCTGGCCAGGGCGCTGCGCGGGCTCGGCCACGAGGTCGACGTGCTCGCGCCCGCCGACGACGACACGCCGCTGCCGGAGTTCGTCACCCCGGCCGGGCGGGCCGTCGGCATCCCCTACAACGGGTCGGTGGCGCGGCTGTCGTTCGGGCCGGTGTCGTACGCGCGGGTGCGGCGGTGGATCGCCGAGCACGACTTCGACGTGCTGCATTTGCACGAGCCCACCGCGCCGTCGCTGGCCATGCTGGCGCTGATGGTCGCGGACGGGCCGATCGTGGCGACCTTCCACACCTCCACGCCCCGCTCCAAGATGCTGTCCGCGTTCCAGGGGGTGCTCCAGCCGTTCCTGGAGAAGATCACCGCCCGGATCGCGGTGTCCGCGCTGGCCAGGCGGGTGCAGGTCGAGCACCTGGGCGGCGACGCGGTGGAGATCCCGAACGGCGTCGACGTGGACTTCTTCGCCGACGCGACCCCGCTCGACGGCTACCCGCGACCCGGCGGCACGATCGGGTTCGTCGGCCGCTACAGCGAGCCCCGCAAGGGGATGCCGGTGCTGCTGGAGGCGGTGCGCGGGCTGGACCTGCCGGACGTGCGGCTGCTCGTGGTCGGCCGGGGCGACGAGGCGGCGCTGCGGGCCCAGGCCGGGCCGGAGCTGGCCGACCGGATCGACTTCCTCGGCATGGTCGACGACGAGACGAAGGCGCGTGCGCTGCGCAGCGTCGACGTCTACTGCGCGCCGAACACCGGCGGCGAGAGCTTCGGGATCATCCTGACCGAGGCGATGTCGGCGGGCGCGGTGGTCGCGGCGAGCGACCTGGACGCCTTCCGCCGGGTGCTGGACGACGGCGCGGCGGGCGTGCTCACCCCGGTGGGCGACGCGGTGGCGCTGCGCGGGGCGCTGCGCGACCTGCTCGCCGACCCGGAGCGGCGCGCCGAGTACGCGGCGGCCGGGCGGGCGCGGGTGCAGACGTTCGACTGGTCGGTCGTGGCAGCGCAGGTGCTGCGGGTGTACGAGAGCGCCGTGGCCGCCAACCCGAGACGGGTCGCGGAGGCCGGGCGGTGA
- a CDS encoding NUDIX hydrolase: protein MTLSSLVTALAVLLGTVAVLGPWALATANRLDRLHVRTDAAWAALDAALARRAVVARVVAAVSGSKELRAAADRAEVAAKGEREAVENELAPLLAGLDRDGLPSALAAELVDAEQRVVLARRVHNDAVRDTLALRRRRSVRWLHLAGTAPTPGYFEIAEPEPEAEPGAPRKRVAARVLLLDERGRLLLFEGFDPSEPGELFWFTVGGAVERGEDLRAAAVREAREETGFELDPEALVGPVWVRRKVLDFGGVRTAAEEWFFVARVDGGRAVDVSGFQEYERDTITRHRWWTVEELTGTDELVYPRQLGELLPGAAAGEWDGTTRPIQ, encoded by the coding sequence GTGACGCTGTCCTCGCTGGTCACGGCGCTGGCCGTGCTGCTCGGCACCGTCGCCGTGCTCGGACCGTGGGCGCTGGCCACCGCGAACCGGCTGGACCGGCTGCACGTGCGCACCGACGCCGCCTGGGCGGCTTTGGACGCCGCGCTCGCGCGCCGGGCCGTGGTGGCGCGGGTGGTGGCGGCGGTGAGCGGGTCGAAGGAGCTGCGGGCTGCCGCGGACCGCGCCGAGGTGGCCGCCAAGGGCGAGCGCGAGGCCGTGGAGAACGAGCTGGCCCCGCTGCTGGCCGGGCTGGACCGGGACGGCCTGCCGTCCGCGCTGGCGGCCGAGCTGGTGGACGCCGAGCAGCGGGTCGTGCTGGCCCGGCGGGTGCACAACGACGCCGTCCGGGACACGCTCGCGCTGCGCAGGCGGCGGTCGGTGCGCTGGCTGCACCTGGCGGGCACCGCGCCGACGCCCGGCTACTTCGAGATCGCCGAACCGGAGCCGGAGGCCGAGCCCGGCGCCCCGCGCAAGCGGGTGGCCGCGCGGGTGCTGCTGCTCGACGAGCGCGGGCGGCTGCTGCTGTTCGAGGGCTTCGACCCGAGCGAGCCGGGGGAGCTGTTCTGGTTCACCGTCGGCGGCGCGGTCGAGCGCGGCGAGGACCTGCGGGCGGCGGCGGTGCGGGAGGCGCGCGAGGAGACCGGGTTCGAGCTGGACCCGGAGGCGCTGGTCGGACCGGTGTGGGTGCGGCGGAAGGTGCTGGACTTCGGCGGGGTGCGCACGGCGGCGGAGGAGTGGTTCTTCGTCGCGCGGGTCGACGGCGGGCGCGCGGTCGACGTGTCGGGCTTCCAGGAGTACGAGCGCGACACGATCACCCGGCATCGGTGGTGGACGGTCGAGGAGCTGACCGGCACGGACGAGTTGGTGTACCCCCGGCAGTTGGGCGAGCTGCTGCCGGGAGCGGCGGCGGGGGAGTGGGACGGGACGACGCGGCCGATCCAGTAG
- a CDS encoding PH domain-containing protein: MIDFEKASVFKLAPCAPEDIAPQVSPIMVRGEQIVSCFKTVRDFVVFTDKRVIAVNVQGMTGRKKDFTSLPYSRVQAFSIETAGTFDLDAELDLWFSGLGKVRLEFKGHADVRLLAQVIGTYVLG, encoded by the coding sequence GTGATCGACTTCGAGAAGGCGTCCGTGTTCAAGCTCGCGCCGTGCGCTCCGGAGGACATCGCTCCACAGGTGTCCCCGATCATGGTGCGCGGCGAGCAGATCGTCTCGTGCTTCAAGACCGTGCGGGACTTCGTCGTGTTCACCGACAAGCGGGTCATCGCGGTGAACGTCCAGGGCATGACCGGGCGGAAGAAGGACTTCACCTCGCTGCCCTACAGCCGGGTCCAGGCGTTCTCCATCGAGACCGCCGGGACGTTCGACCTCGACGCCGAGCTGGACCTGTGGTTCAGCGGGCTGGGCAAGGTCCGGTTGGAGTTCAAGGGGCACGCCGACGTGCGGTTGCTCGCGCAGGTCATCGGCACGTACGTGCTGGGCTGA
- a CDS encoding DUF4240 domain-containing protein, giving the protein MGENGTWELLERVWAGAAPEALAAREALLTGGGDRVEAAAVLEAHLPGFLARLREACEGASSAELVAHDAVVERALWELDREDVHAVLDGSDDGFLYARGFVVALGRRYWEAVLADPEVGVEDAECERMCYFFTHLHDEKFGEWPPRTGISRETGSNPAGWA; this is encoded by the coding sequence ATGGGCGAGAACGGGACTTGGGAACTGCTGGAACGGGTCTGGGCGGGGGCCGCGCCGGAGGCGCTGGCGGCTCGGGAGGCGCTGCTGACCGGCGGCGGGGACCGGGTGGAGGCCGCGGCGGTGCTGGAGGCGCACCTGCCGGGGTTCCTGGCGCGGCTGCGGGAGGCGTGCGAGGGGGCGTCGAGCGCGGAGCTGGTGGCGCACGACGCGGTCGTGGAGCGGGCGCTGTGGGAGCTGGACCGGGAGGACGTGCACGCGGTCCTGGACGGGTCGGACGACGGGTTCCTGTACGCGCGGGGGTTCGTGGTGGCGCTGGGGCGGCGGTACTGGGAGGCGGTGCTGGCCGACCCGGAGGTGGGCGTGGAGGACGCCGAGTGCGAGCGGATGTGCTACTTCTTCACGCACCTGCACGACGAGAAGTTCGGCGAGTGGCCGCCCCGGACGGGGATCTCGCGGGAGACGGGGTCGAACCCGGCGGGGTGGGCCTAG
- a CDS encoding TIGR03842 family LLM class F420-dependent oxidoreductase produces MDFGVVLQTDPPARAVVESMRAAEGSGFGYGWTFDSVVLWQEPFVVYSQVLAATKDLVVGPMVTNPTTRDWSVTASLFATLNDMFGNRTVCGIGRGDSALRVLGREPATLAELRSAMRVIKDLAEGREASPHGVPVRIPWVRDGKLEVWMAAYGPKALKLVGEQADGFILQTADPDIARWTIGAVREAAAGVGRDPASVAVCVAAPAYVGADLPHQRDQLRWFGGMVGNHVADLVARYGDSGAVPRALTDYIAGREGYDYAHHGRAGNRSADFVPDSIVDRFCLVGPAAAHVERLRELAELGVDQFALYLMHDEKDKTMAAYGAEVIPNV; encoded by the coding sequence GTGGACTTCGGCGTGGTGCTCCAGACCGACCCGCCCGCGCGGGCCGTCGTGGAGTCGATGAGGGCGGCGGAGGGCTCGGGGTTCGGCTACGGCTGGACGTTCGACTCGGTCGTGCTGTGGCAGGAGCCGTTCGTCGTGTACTCGCAGGTCCTGGCGGCGACGAAGGACCTCGTGGTGGGGCCGATGGTGACCAACCCGACCACCCGCGACTGGTCGGTGACGGCCTCGCTGTTCGCGACGCTGAACGACATGTTCGGCAACCGGACGGTGTGCGGGATCGGGCGCGGGGACTCGGCGCTGCGGGTGCTCGGGCGGGAGCCCGCGACGCTCGCGGAGCTGAGGTCGGCGATGCGGGTGATCAAGGACCTGGCGGAGGGGCGCGAGGCGTCGCCGCACGGCGTCCCGGTGCGCATCCCGTGGGTGCGGGACGGGAAGCTGGAGGTGTGGATGGCGGCCTACGGGCCGAAGGCGCTCAAGCTGGTCGGCGAGCAGGCGGACGGGTTCATCCTGCAGACGGCCGACCCGGACATCGCGCGGTGGACCATCGGGGCGGTGCGCGAGGCCGCCGCCGGGGTCGGGCGGGACCCGGCGTCGGTGGCGGTGTGCGTGGCGGCGCCCGCGTACGTCGGGGCGGACCTGCCGCACCAGCGCGACCAGCTGCGGTGGTTCGGCGGGATGGTCGGGAACCACGTTGCGGACCTGGTGGCGCGGTACGGGGACTCCGGGGCGGTGCCCCGCGCGCTGACCGACTACATCGCCGGGCGGGAGGGGTACGACTACGCGCACCACGGGCGGGCCGGGAACCGGTCGGCGGACTTCGTGCCCGACTCCATCGTGGACCGGTTCTGCCTGGTCGGTCCGGCGGCGGCGCACGTGGAGCGGTTGCGGGAGCTGGCGGAGCTGGGCGTGGACCAGTTCGCGCTGTACCTGATGCACGACGAGAAGGACAAGACGATGGCGGCCTACGGGGCCGAGGTGATCCCGAACGTGTGA